The following are from one region of the Sandaracinus amylolyticus genome:
- a CDS encoding SDR family oxidoreductase: MRSAIVTGASRGIGRAIAKRLASDGYGIAVGYGGGADEARAVVKEIEAAGGRAIAIGADVASAPDVERLYRETTAAFGGVDVVVHSAGIMPLSPIAAGDVELFDRVVRVNLRGAFLVMSEAAKHVSTGGRIIALSTSVIAKSLPTYGAYIASKAGVEGLVHVLANELRGREISVNAVAPGPVGTDLFLRGKSDAQIDALRKMAPLERLGRPEDIADVVSFLAGPQGGWVNAQVVRANGGFA, encoded by the coding sequence ATGAGATCGGCCATCGTCACCGGCGCGTCCCGCGGGATCGGGCGCGCGATCGCGAAGCGGCTCGCGTCGGACGGATACGGGATCGCGGTGGGCTACGGAGGCGGCGCCGACGAGGCGCGCGCCGTGGTCAAGGAGATCGAGGCAGCGGGCGGTCGTGCGATCGCGATCGGTGCCGACGTCGCGAGCGCGCCCGACGTCGAGCGGCTGTACCGCGAGACCACCGCTGCGTTCGGCGGGGTCGACGTGGTGGTGCACAGCGCGGGCATCATGCCGCTCTCGCCGATCGCGGCGGGCGACGTCGAGCTCTTCGATCGCGTCGTCCGCGTGAACCTGCGCGGCGCGTTCCTCGTGATGAGCGAGGCCGCGAAGCACGTGTCGACGGGCGGGCGCATCATCGCGCTCTCGACGAGCGTGATCGCGAAGTCGCTGCCGACGTACGGCGCGTACATCGCGTCCAAGGCGGGCGTCGAGGGCCTCGTGCACGTGCTCGCGAACGAGCTGCGGGGGCGCGAGATCTCGGTGAACGCGGTCGCGCCGGGCCCGGTCGGGACCGATCTGTTCCTGCGCGGCAAGAGCGACGCGCAGATCGACGCGCTGCGGAAGATGGCGCCGCTCGAGCGGCTCGGACGGCCCGAGGACATCGCGGACGTCGTGTCGTTCCTCGCGGGGCCGCAGGGCGGATGGGTCAACGCGCAGGTCGTGCGCGCCAACGGTGGATTCGCGTGA
- a CDS encoding SDR family NAD(P)-dependent oxidoreductase, giving the protein MSQNVVLITGASSGFGALAARALARAGHVVYASMRETTGRNAPQVEAARAYSAEHHVELRALELDVASQPSVDAAIAKIVAESGRIDVVIHNAGHMVFGPAEAFTPEQLAELYDVNVLGTQRVNRAALPVLRGQRRGLVLWVGSSSTRGGTPPYLAPYFAAKAAMDALAVSYAGELARWGIETTILVPGAFTKGTNHFAHAGAPADQARAAEYASGPDASLAEQIQRGLAASEPPDADVASVAEAIVQIVDAPAGARPFRVHVDPASDGAEVVNAVADRVRAEFLRRIGLGDLLESRA; this is encoded by the coding sequence ATGAGCCAGAACGTCGTTCTCATCACCGGTGCATCGAGTGGGTTCGGAGCGCTCGCGGCGCGCGCGCTCGCGCGTGCGGGGCACGTCGTCTACGCGAGCATGCGCGAGACCACGGGGCGCAACGCGCCGCAGGTCGAGGCGGCGCGCGCGTACTCGGCGGAGCACCACGTCGAGCTGCGCGCGCTCGAGCTCGACGTCGCGTCGCAGCCCTCGGTCGACGCGGCGATCGCGAAGATCGTCGCGGAGAGCGGGCGCATCGACGTCGTGATCCACAACGCGGGTCACATGGTGTTCGGGCCCGCGGAGGCGTTCACGCCGGAGCAGCTCGCGGAGCTCTACGACGTGAACGTGCTGGGCACGCAACGGGTGAACCGCGCCGCGCTGCCGGTGCTGCGCGGGCAGCGGCGCGGGCTCGTGCTCTGGGTCGGGAGCAGCAGCACGCGCGGCGGCACGCCGCCCTATCTCGCGCCCTACTTCGCGGCGAAGGCGGCGATGGACGCGCTCGCGGTGAGCTACGCGGGCGAGCTCGCGCGGTGGGGCATCGAGACGACGATCCTCGTGCCCGGCGCGTTCACCAAGGGCACGAACCACTTCGCGCATGCGGGCGCGCCCGCGGACCAGGCCCGCGCGGCCGAGTACGCGAGCGGGCCCGATGCGTCGCTCGCCGAGCAGATCCAGCGCGGCCTCGCGGCGAGCGAGCCGCCCGACGCCGACGTCGCATCGGTCGCCGAGGCGATCGTGCAGATCGTCGATGCGCCGGCGGGGGCGCGTCCGTTCCGCGTGCACGTCGATCCCGCGAGCGATGGTGCGGAGGTCGTGAACGCGGTCGCGGATCGGGTGCGCGCCGAGTTCCTCCGGCGCATCGGGCTGGGCGATCTGCTCGAATCTAGGGCGTAG
- a CDS encoding thermonuclease family protein encodes MLRPCLAIALLLGLAGCLGEPEPVDDGTYDPEVGNLFEGSIQLSDQRVLELDASDLPATPAPCQPPQRVVITNIRDGDTFDAVRESDSVSIGVRLIGVDTPETEKRNEETGEITPADCYGNEAWAFTELLRGRYVWLTYDAECQDHFGRDLAYAWVGSGPGDMWNRQLVSRGFAETLTIEPNSSNAPVLAEDSAAAQAAGLGLWSACE; translated from the coding sequence GTGCTGAGACCCTGTCTCGCGATCGCGCTGCTGCTCGGGCTGGCCGGATGTCTCGGCGAGCCCGAGCCGGTGGACGACGGCACGTACGACCCCGAGGTCGGCAATCTCTTCGAGGGCTCGATCCAGCTCTCGGACCAGCGGGTGCTCGAGCTCGACGCGAGCGATCTGCCGGCGACGCCCGCGCCGTGTCAGCCGCCGCAGCGCGTCGTGATCACGAACATCCGCGACGGCGACACCTTCGACGCGGTGCGCGAGTCGGACAGCGTGTCGATCGGCGTGCGCCTGATCGGCGTGGACACGCCGGAGACCGAGAAGCGCAACGAGGAGACCGGCGAGATCACGCCCGCCGACTGCTACGGCAACGAGGCGTGGGCATTCACCGAGCTGCTGCGCGGACGCTACGTGTGGCTGACCTACGACGCCGAGTGTCAGGACCACTTCGGTCGCGACCTCGCGTACGCGTGGGTCGGCTCGGGCCCCGGGGACATGTGGAACCGCCAGCTCGTCTCGCGTGGGTTCGCCGAGACGCTGACGATCGAGCCGAACTCGTCGAACGCGCCGGTGCTCGCCGAGGACAGCGCGGCGGCGCAGGCAGCGGGACTGGGCCTCTGGTCGGCGTGCGAGTGA
- a CDS encoding thermonuclease family protein, whose translation MRKSVLNLAVLLVLALVLGSSAGTPPHAIADEWTRVFVNGQLVPVRFNDGDSFRVQGGPLSGSQCRLGGFNTLESFGPAHQWGDWHPYELFVIAKQALANGRRGTWHCTTDGNRDGYGRLLMDCPDLAMSHISQGFAMAYMVDDSPTRPEYIRAQREAIENRRGMWAHGVPDYVMTSVHSADEDPSREHHYNRLISTHDGHSESMQHNDTYAECAWVCNDEIRADESAVEAGARRVREDATLATLAADVPNYQLLEMVRRYARLGELPAYTPPALAEPLRARLASERASGQLGTTRTEQGSCMIAVPFGRWYGRERASCLRGHGTAPDGTRWSHASH comes from the coding sequence GTGCGGAAGAGCGTCCTGAATCTCGCGGTCCTGCTCGTGCTCGCCCTCGTGCTCGGGAGCTCGGCCGGCACGCCACCTCACGCGATCGCCGACGAGTGGACGCGCGTGTTCGTCAACGGCCAGCTCGTCCCCGTTCGCTTCAACGACGGCGACAGCTTCCGCGTGCAGGGCGGCCCGCTCTCGGGCTCGCAGTGCCGCCTCGGCGGGTTCAACACCCTCGAGAGCTTCGGCCCCGCGCACCAGTGGGGCGACTGGCACCCCTACGAGCTCTTCGTGATCGCGAAGCAGGCGCTGGCCAACGGGCGTCGCGGCACCTGGCACTGCACGACCGACGGCAATCGCGACGGCTACGGGCGCCTCCTGATGGACTGCCCCGACCTCGCGATGAGCCACATCTCGCAGGGCTTCGCGATGGCCTACATGGTCGACGACAGCCCGACGCGCCCCGAGTACATCCGCGCGCAGCGCGAGGCGATCGAGAACCGCCGCGGCATGTGGGCCCACGGCGTGCCCGACTACGTGATGACCTCGGTGCACTCGGCCGACGAGGACCCGAGCCGCGAGCACCACTACAACCGCCTCATCTCGACCCACGACGGCCACTCGGAGTCGATGCAGCACAACGACACCTACGCGGAGTGCGCGTGGGTCTGCAACGACGAGATCCGCGCCGACGAGAGCGCGGTCGAGGCCGGTGCCCGCCGGGTGCGCGAGGACGCGACGCTCGCGACGCTCGCCGCCGACGTCCCGAACTACCAGCTGCTCGAGATGGTGCGCCGCTACGCGCGCCTCGGAGAGCTCCCCGCGTACACCCCGCCCGCGCTCGCCGAGCCGCTGCGCGCGCGCCTGGCCTCGGAGCGCGCGTCGGGACAGCTCGGCACCACGCGCACCGAGCAGGGCTCCTGCATGATCGCCGTTCCCTTCGGCCGCTGGTACGGCCGCGAGCGCGCGTCCTGCCTCCGCGGTCACGGCACCGCGCCCGACGGCACGCGCTGGTCGCACGCATCCCACTGA
- a CDS encoding helix-turn-helix domain-containing protein, translated as MTDVVLLSYRRLMARRRSIHETLRDARVTIGLRQKELAALLGLAPRTVARWEAGETVPQGPMRTALVAAIAERDSAIAATVAEAIGVTLPAPPAPPVDASKPPPPSDEAPTIEALQAAVYLAADALGVPAAALRPVLARFLLHLTASRISLDEARARLRS; from the coding sequence ATGACAGATGTCGTCCTGCTGTCGTACCGTCGCCTCATGGCGCGCCGTCGCTCGATCCACGAGACCCTTCGCGACGCACGGGTGACGATCGGTCTCCGGCAGAAGGAGCTCGCCGCCCTCCTCGGCCTCGCTCCGCGCACCGTGGCGCGGTGGGAGGCGGGCGAGACCGTGCCGCAGGGGCCGATGCGCACGGCGCTCGTCGCGGCGATCGCGGAGCGCGACTCGGCGATCGCCGCCACCGTCGCCGAGGCGATCGGGGTCACCCTCCCCGCGCCGCCCGCCCCGCCGGTCGACGCGTCGAAACCGCCTCCGCCGAGCGACGAAGCTCCCACGATCGAAGCGCTCCAGGCGGCGGTCTATCTCGCCGCCGACGCGCTCGGCGTACCGGCGGCCGCGCTGCGCCCGGTGCTCGCGCGCTTCCTGCTGCACCTCACGGCATCGCGCATCTCGCTCGACGAAGCCCGGGCGCGACTGAGGTCGTGA
- the lnt gene encoding apolipoprotein N-acyltransferase yields the protein MIRARPWALLVISAVLMFLGFAGFGIWPLAFFGIIPALFVFDPLETRGGFERPQGKWFFWRALFFGYVAELGGFYWLTNTLVDFSGFPVVVCLLFASIFYLFQGLQFVAILALWARARARGFSATPALVAAYLATEALFPMLFEHYYGSAFHPVPLLMQIADLGGPMMCTALAMVVAGALYDAGSTWTRERRIPKLWPGIALASVLFACGYGAYRLHETDARIAAAPQLTVGVVQTNMGLFEKWQNPAMGVRRHVEQTAEIAAEHDPDLVVWPESAVTYFLPNGLTNVRDWRWARRLGLDQVRVPIVFGALRQHVTAEGAEQDRNTAFVTDASGEIVGVYDKTYLLAFGEYIPFGDWFPIVYEISPMSGRFTPGDDPAAVPFTARDGNTYRLSVLICYEDIVSAFVRRAEAQGDPHLLVNITNDSWFGDTQEPWVHLHLARFRAVEHRRYLIRATNSGVSAIIDAAGRITEQSGTFVRANLVGSVAMLEGGTTLYELLGAWPGWVALLAIALMGFLPARYLPKRARPSGLDSTST from the coding sequence GTGATCCGCGCGCGCCCCTGGGCGCTGCTCGTGATCTCCGCGGTGCTGATGTTCCTCGGGTTCGCGGGGTTCGGCATCTGGCCGCTCGCGTTCTTCGGCATCATCCCCGCGCTCTTCGTCTTCGATCCGCTCGAGACGCGCGGCGGCTTCGAGCGCCCCCAGGGGAAGTGGTTCTTCTGGCGCGCGCTCTTCTTCGGCTACGTCGCGGAGCTCGGCGGCTTCTACTGGCTGACCAACACGCTGGTGGACTTCTCGGGGTTCCCGGTCGTCGTCTGCCTGCTCTTCGCGTCGATCTTCTATCTGTTCCAGGGCCTGCAGTTCGTCGCGATCCTCGCGCTCTGGGCGCGCGCCCGCGCCCGCGGGTTCTCGGCGACCCCGGCGCTCGTCGCGGCGTACCTCGCGACCGAGGCGCTCTTCCCGATGCTCTTCGAGCACTACTACGGGAGCGCGTTCCACCCGGTCCCGCTGCTGATGCAGATCGCCGATCTCGGCGGCCCGATGATGTGCACCGCGCTCGCGATGGTCGTCGCGGGCGCGCTCTACGACGCGGGCAGCACGTGGACGCGCGAGCGCCGCATCCCGAAGCTCTGGCCCGGCATCGCGCTCGCGTCGGTGCTCTTCGCGTGCGGGTACGGCGCGTATCGCCTCCACGAGACCGATGCGCGCATCGCGGCCGCGCCGCAGCTCACCGTGGGCGTCGTGCAGACGAACATGGGGCTCTTCGAGAAGTGGCAGAACCCCGCGATGGGCGTGCGCCGCCACGTCGAGCAGACCGCGGAGATCGCCGCGGAGCACGATCCCGATCTCGTCGTGTGGCCCGAGTCGGCGGTGACGTACTTCCTGCCCAACGGGCTCACGAACGTGCGCGACTGGCGCTGGGCGCGGCGCCTCGGGCTCGACCAGGTGCGGGTGCCGATCGTGTTCGGCGCGCTGCGCCAGCACGTGACCGCCGAGGGCGCCGAGCAGGATCGCAACACCGCGTTCGTGACCGACGCGAGCGGCGAGATCGTCGGCGTCTACGACAAGACGTATCTGCTCGCGTTCGGCGAGTACATCCCCTTCGGCGACTGGTTCCCGATCGTCTACGAGATCTCGCCGATGAGCGGCCGGTTCACGCCGGGCGACGATCCCGCGGCGGTCCCGTTCACCGCGCGCGACGGCAACACGTACCGGCTCTCGGTGCTCATCTGCTACGAGGACATCGTCTCGGCGTTCGTGCGCCGCGCCGAGGCCCAGGGTGATCCCCACCTGCTCGTGAACATCACGAACGACTCGTGGTTCGGCGACACCCAGGAGCCCTGGGTGCACCTGCACCTCGCGCGCTTCCGCGCGGTCGAGCACCGCCGATACCTCATCCGCGCGACGAACTCGGGCGTGAGCGCGATCATCGACGCCGCGGGGCGCATCACCGAGCAGAGCGGCACGTTCGTGCGCGCGAATCTGGTGGGCTCGGTCGCGATGCTCGAGGGCGGCACCACGCTCTACGAGCTGCTCGGCGCATGGCCGGGCTGGGTCGCGCTGCTCGCGATCGCGCTGATGGGCTTCTTGCCCGCTCGCTATCTTCCGAAGCGCGCGCGTCCGTCGGGGCTCGACTCGACCAGCACCTGA